In 'Nostoc azollae' 0708, the following are encoded in one genomic region:
- a CDS encoding flavin prenyltransferase UbiX has product MSTSTKPLILGISGASGLIYAVRTLKFLLAAEYIIELVASKSTYMVWQAEQDIRMPADPEAQEKFWRQEAGVPLLGKLRCHPWSDVGAGIASGSFKTLGMLIMPCSMSTVAKLAVGMSSDLLERAADVQIKEGRKLVIVPRETPFSLIHLRNLTTLAETGVRVVPAIPAWYHNPQTIEDLVDFVVARALDQLDIDCIPIQRWQGHL; this is encoded by the coding sequence GTGTCAACTAGCACAAAACCACTTATTTTAGGTATATCAGGCGCATCTGGTCTGATTTATGCCGTTCGCACTCTAAAATTTCTCTTAGCAGCAGAGTATATAATCGAACTCGTTGCTTCCAAATCAACTTACATGGTTTGGCAAGCAGAGCAAGATATTCGTATGCCAGCAGATCCCGAAGCACAAGAGAAATTTTGGCGACAGGAAGCCGGAGTTCCCCTACTTGGTAAACTCCGCTGTCATCCTTGGAGTGATGTTGGTGCTGGAATCGCTAGTGGTTCTTTCAAAACTCTGGGTATGCTCATTATGCCATGCAGCATGAGTACAGTGGCCAAACTAGCTGTAGGGATGAGTTCCGACCTGCTAGAAAGAGCAGCAGATGTCCAAATTAAAGAAGGACGTAAGCTGGTTATTGTTCCCAGGGAAACTCCTTTTAGCCTGATTCACCTACGGAACTTAACAACCTTAGCAGAAACAGGAGTGAGAGTAGTTCCTGCTATACCTGCTTGGTATCACAATCCCCAAACCATTGAAGATTTAGTTGATTTTGTAGTAGCCCGTGCTTTAGATCAGCTAGATATTGACTGTATACCTATTCAACGTTGGCAAGGTCATCTTTAA